The following are encoded together in the Oscarella lobularis chromosome 10, ooOscLobu1.1, whole genome shotgun sequence genome:
- the LOC136192441 gene encoding ubiquitin-like protein 7: MFYLAEPLSRQRKAVSDMQWDSSIEEVKEIAAKDFDLPLEDVVLVYRGRLMKNGKKLEDYSVKNRSTIHVLPRRKEKAAPSEVESMETEDVNDLTAQLRPTPLEVQAVVSEIVSDSGFLQYVIMNSASLSSNPQVQELIRNSDFLEKLGNPDEVQRLLQMHPNLMRAAQNALGEWLSMQEENTMDGTMRAEERDEGEPSHQQQQQQQQFVQQAPPRHITPEDVAAAVASAQRSLGAPPPLPPRPRRRPPQQQQPAAISVDMVRQAVAQAMTRSPMRRWETQLIRLREMGITDEAACIQALEATGGDVEAALNLLMS; this comes from the exons ATGTTCTACTTGGCCGAGCCGCTTTCTCGACAAAGAAAGGCAGTTAGCGACATGCAATGGGATTCTTCGATAgaagaagtcaaagaaaTTGCCGCCAAGGATTTCGATCTGCCTCTCGAAGACGTCG TTTTAGTCTATCGAGGCCGCCTAATGAAAAATGGCAAGAAGCTAGAGGACTATTCGGTCAAAAATCGATCAACAATTCACGTCTTACCcagacgaaaagaaa AAGCGGCTCCTTCTGAAGTCGAAAGTATGGAAACAGAAGATGTGAACGACCTCACGGCACAACTACGACCAACGCCATTGGAAGTTCAAGCTGTG GTATCTGAAATTGTGAGCGATTCCGGTTTTCTTCAATACGTGATCATGAATTCGGCTTCTCTGTCGTCGAATCCCCAAGTGCAGG AACTGATAAGGAATTCggattttttagaaaagctCGGCAATCCCGACGAAGTTCAGAG ACTTCTTCAAATGCATCCTAATTTGATGCGCGCAGCTCAAAATGCTTTGGGCGAGTGGCTGAGCATGCAGGAGGAGAATACCATGGACGGAACGATGCGTGCGGAGGAGAGAGACGAGGGCGAGCCAAGCCaccaacagcagcagcagcagcagcaattCGTCCAGCAAGCTCCA CCGAGACATATTACGCCGGAGGACGTAGCGGCTGCTGTGGCGTCGGCTCAGCGCAGTCTAGGAgcgcctcctcctcttcctcctcgtcctcgtcgtcgtcctcctcAACAACAACAGCCGGCGGCGATCAGCGTTGACATGGTGAGACAAGCCGTTGCCCAGGCGATGACGAGGTCGCCGATGAGACGATGGGAAACACAG TTGATCCGATTGAGAGAGATGGGCATAACTGACGAGGCGGCATGCATTCAAGCCCTCGAAGCGACCGGCGGAGACGTCGAGGCGGCCTTGAATCTCCTCATGTCTTAG
- the LOC136192437 gene encoding probable ATP-dependent RNA helicase DHX34, producing MNAVDDFWEEHEETLDRLFFGSRSVIKRGSHEHKDFWEFFRRYQAFQKRKGDAKKTRNVSQKNSGKSLDLPEIYNKRYRINFSTLDSDLSRKLNDYKRFGDRRRRDRELDRGELDDGKIDEFRTVLKHFLNFLQRQKFEKLVRIKQAQATLPIRQYRSQILEAIRKNQVVIVAGDTGCGKSTQVPQYLMSAGFKKIACTQPRRIACISLAKRVGHETLNEYGSEIAYQVRFEANKAADTRILFLTEGLLLRQLSSDPCLSGYDVIVVDEVHERHVHTDFLLGVLRHLLTSRGDLKIVLMSATINISLFAGYFQDAPVIQVPGRLYPIQLEYVPIQQTIFSGPSQHSSGPTTSERLDTSQYLRIMQRIDHKYPVSERGDLLVFLSGMKEISALVDEARLYAMHTKRWIVLPLHSALSIEEQDKVFDIAPDGVRKCIVSTNIAETSITIDGVRFIVDSGKVKEMGYDSTSKMRRLQEFWISKASAEQRKGRAGRTGPGVCFRLYSDQDYDAFQDYSTPEIQRVPLDTLILQLMDLDFDDPRSFSFIEPPPLSSINNSILFLKNQSALTREEKLTPIGRMLAKLPVDVVIGKMLVMGSMFDMVDPVLTIAAALSVQSPFHRLLKGGESEVQVRRRELESDHGDALTLMNAFDSWVELKMEGKGSTRRWCKKYGLENQRFYEMAKLKDQFKEILEEYKLLEKEEEDDSDENSSAKRRRDGESTYESRKRRRELRELRRKHRKEPRRRKVLKMEDAEEESEGDEKDELDLKDLEFKLSHDLDKLQAASNFNRSLTLRDINLLKIILCSGLYPQVAVADDCNTWRKDSEQVFHTQAKPFVVLHPTSVFANQPDVLQSKMGVEEGMTATGHRDKLRFSTKHEFLAYVDLLETTKPFLVSNLRVPALQTLLLFAQNLDTNEDCRRIVVDGWLELVVPEAQVGQKLIAAAQQLRSTWNRLLELRLQRVEGLKGGVELYHAMHHASGLEKTLARKLSEFLDSQISYSFRRLAAAELERLYVGPKDSKGTADSGSSCTSHPTKGGQIVTDYLTYNCLSSAIFESDYGGALMKHWNCPRCGKSMVVTIAEKLRHEDECRQQEDKDTLEKKIKEGGGAALSASSQRVAEGLRKDFLCDKCKKTFSFTVTEVLKHVRGHQRE from the exons atgaacgccgtcgacgacttctggGAAGAACACGAAGAAACGCTCGATAGACTCTTCTTTGGGAGTCGCAGTGTTATAAAGAG AGGATCGCATGAGCACAAGGACTTCTGGgagttttttcgtcgctATCAAGCGTTCCAGAAACGAAAGGGAGACGCAAAAAAGACGCGAAACGTCTCGCAAAAAA ATAGCGGAAAATCTCTCGACCTTCCCGAAATCTACAACAAGCGCTATCGAATCAATTTCTCCACTCTCGATAGCGATCTCAGTCGAAAACTAAACGACTACAAACGCTTTGGagacagaagacgaagagatcGAGAACTCGATCGCGGCGAACTGGACGacggaaaaatcgacgaatttcgcaCTGTTTTGAAACACTtcttgaattttcttcaaaggCAGAAATTCGAAAAGCTCGTCAGAATCAAACAGGCTCAAGCGACGCTACCCATTCGACAGTACAGAAGTCAAATTCTCGAAGCGATTCGAAAGAATCAGGTCGTCATAGTAGCCGGAGATACAGGCTGTGGCAAATCAACTCAG GTGCCACAATATCTCATGAGTGCCGGATTCAAAAAAATCGCCTGCACTCAACCGCGACGAATTGCCTGCATTTCACTCGCCAAGCGAGTCGGTCACGAGACGCTGAATGAGTATGGATCTGAGATAGCCTATCAG GTTCGTTTTGAAGCGAACAAAGCTGCTGATACTAGAATCCTATTTCTCACAGAAG GTTTGCTTCTTCGTCAGCTTTCATCTGACCCGTGCTTGTCTGGCTACGACGTAATAGTAGTCGACGAA GTTCACGAGAGGCACGTGCACACGGACTTTCTTCTCGGCGTTCTTCGTCATTTGCTCACTTCGAGAGGAGATCTCAAGATCGTTCTCATGTCGGCTACAATAAACATAAG CTTGTTTGCCGGCTATTTTCAAGACGCTCCCGTCATTCAG GTCCCCGGTCGACTCTACCCCATTCAACTCGAATACGTTCCCATTCAGCAGACGATCTTTTCTGGGCCTAGTCAACATAGC TCTggtccgacgacgagcgagaggTTGGATACGAGTCAATATTTGCGAATTATGCAGCGGATCGATCACAAA TATCCTGTCTCGGAGCGAGGCGATTTGTTGGTCTTTCTCAGCGGTATGAAGGAAATATCCGCTTTGGTTGACGAAGCGCGGCTGTACGCGATGCACACAAAACGATGGATTGTCTTGCCACTACACAGCGCATTGTCAATAGAAGAACAAGATAAG GTATTTGACATCGCTCCGGACGGAGTTCGAAAGTGCATTGTGTCCACTAACATCGCCGAGACGTCGATAacgatcgacggcgttcgttttATTGTCGACTCAGGAAAA GTAAAAGAAATGGGCtacgattcgacgtcgaaaatgcGTCGTTTGCAGGAGTTTTGGATTAGCAAGGCTAGTGCCGAACAGCGGAAAGGGAGAGCGG GTCGCACTGGACCCGGCGTTTGTTTTCGACTCTATTCCGATCAAGACTACGACGCGTTTCAGGACTATAGTACACCGGAGATTCAACGAGTTCCCCTCGATACCCTTATTCTTCAACTAATGGAtctcgattttgacgatcCTCGATC TTTTTCCTTTATTGAACCTCCTCCTTTGTCGAGTATAAACAATTCTATACTATTTCTGAAGAATCAG TCTGCGTTGACTAGAGAGGAGAAATTGACTCCTATAGGTCGAATGCTCGCTAAATTGCCCGTCGACGTGGTCATAGGAAAAATGCTTGTCATGGGATCAATGTTTGAC ATGGTGGATCCGGTCTTGACTATAGCCGCCGCTCTGAGCGTGCAGTCGCCTTTTCATAGATTACTGAAAGGAGGAGAGTCTGAAGTTCAG gtacgacgaagagaattgGAGTCGGATCACGGTGATgctttgactctaatgaaTGCCTTTGATAGTTGGGTTGAG TTGAAAATGGAAGGTAAGGGCTCGACTCGGCGATGGTGCAAGAAATATGGCTTGGAGAATCAGCGCTTTTACGAAATGGCCAAACTAAAAGATCAGTTTAAGGAAATCCTAGAA GAGTATAAGTTACttgagaaggaggaagaggacgattCTGACGAGAATTCGTCAGccaagagaagaagagacggaGAGAGCACCTACGAGAGTCGAAAGAGGAGACGCGAGCTACGGGAGCTGAGACGTAAGCACAGAAAAGAACCTCGACGTAGAAAAGTCCTCAAGATGGAAGAC GCGGAAGAGGAGAGCGAgggcgacgaaaaagacgagctCGATTTAAAGGATCTCGAATTCAAACTGAGCCACGATCTGGACAAACTTCAAGCAGCGTCGAATTTCAATCGAAGTCTAACCCTTCGAGACATCAACCTGCTTAAAATCATTCTCTGCAG TGGACTGTACCCTCAGGTTGCCGTAGCGGATGATTGTAATACGTGGAGGAAGGACTCCGAGCAAGTGTTCCATACTCAG GCTAAGCCATTTGTCGTTCTTCACCCGACGAGCGTTTTTGCTAATCAACCGGACGTACTGCAGTCCAAG ATGGGTGTGGAAGAAGGGATGACGGCTACTGGTCACCGAGATAAACTCCGTTTCAGTACCAAGCACGAATTTCTCGCCTATGT GGATTTGCTTGAAACCACGAAGCCTTTTCTCGTGAGCAATCTGCGCGTTCCCGCTCTGCAGACCCTCCTCTTATTTGCCCAGAATTTAGACACAAATGAAGATTGTAGAAG AATTGTTGTTGATGGATGGCTCGAACTTGTCGTGCCAGAAGCGCAGGTAGGTCAGAAGTTGATTGCCGCTGCCCAGCAGCTTCGATCTACGTGGAATCGTCTGTTGGAACTCCGGCTTCAGCGAG TGGAGGGCTTGAAGGGAGGTGTCGAGCTGTATCATGCAATGCATCACGCTTCTGGACTGGAAAAAACGCTGGCTCGCAAACTGAGCGAATTTCTCGACAGCCAGATTTCGtattcgtttcgtcgtctcgctgcGGCCGAGCTTGAACGTCTGTACGTGGGCCCAAAGGACTCAAAAG GAACCGCCGATTCCGGTTCGTCTTGCACTTCTCATCCAACGAAAGGCGGTCAAATCGTGACCGATTATTTGACCTACAATTG tttatcttcagcgaTTTTTGAGAGTGATTACGGTGGAGCATTGATGAAGCATTGGAACTGTCCTCGTTGCGGCAAGAGCATGGTCGTGACGATTGCCGAGAAACTCCGACACGAGGACGAATGCAGACAGCAGGAAGACAAAGACACtttggagaagaaaatcaaggaaGGCGGCGGTGCCGCACTGAGCGCCTCGTCGCAACGAGTTGCAGAGGGGCTGAGAAAGGATTTCCTTTGCGATAAATGCAAGAAGACTTTTTCGTTCACTGTGACCGAGGTGCTGAAGCACGTGAGAGGACACCAACGGGAATGA
- the LOC136192440 gene encoding repulsive guidance molecule B-like, which translates to MTPYVWLLLVLVRWKCDAFPFDDAFSSACANRTDECIASPPNDETIGCDEARKRFDCLTSLVDAPVCRGSDYLLHVRSQRDLAADETSDLCENSTVSTSTPNRTPSAMTAVATERPPSGCEWRNASRAIGAPAHSACLLFGDPHIVTFDNVEQTCAIPGLQRLLTIGDDVVSVEVENVRVSTTLKATATSRVIVEFAPNECTHDRRLRYVAENGAPLADEFVDGSSGYLIERNDSNRVDLFASWANVRVRIRRFGMYFTVAVQLAEAERASAPSGLCHSGCPAKDVLSLDAANLKAAGNLSHFYACDAVDEDSFFFTSCVFDYKTTNNINFTEAARKAESDEAEFRINGANRPLPTLFLYLIPIWLVIYSSTTAQRLRCWE; encoded by the exons ATGACGCCCTACGTTTGGCTCCTACTCGTGCTCGTCAGATGGAAATGTGACG CCTttccgttcgacgacgccttttCGTCGGCGTGCGCCAATCGAACGGACGAGTGCATCGCTTCTCCTCCtaacgacgaaacgatcggatgcgacgaagcgcgaaaacgattcgactGTCTCACGTCTCTAGTCGACGCGCCGGTTTGCCGCGGAAGCGACTATCTACTTCATGTGCGCAGCCAACGCGatctcgccgccgacgaaacTAGCGATCTATGCGAAAATTCgaccgtttcgacgtcaacgccGAATCGAACCCCGTCCGCGATGACGGCAGTAGCAACGGAACGTCCGCCGAGTGGCTGCGAGTGGAGAAACGCGTCTCGCGCCATCGGGGCCCCCGCTCACTCGGCGTGTCTCCTCTTCGGCGATCCGCACATCGTCACGTTCGACAACGTCGAACAAACGTGCGCGATACCCGGCTTGCAACGACTTTTgacgatcggcgacgacgtcgtgagCGTCGAAGTGGAAAACGTTCGCGTATCGACGACGctgaaagcgacggcgacgagtcgg GtgatcgtcgaattcgcgccGAACGAGTGCACGCACGATCGACGACTGCGCTACGTCGCCGAGAACGGCGCGCCGCTGGcagacgaattcgtcgacggatcgtcCGGCTACCTAATCGAACGCAACGATTCGAATCGAGTCGATCTCTTCGCTTCGTGGGCGAACGTTCGCGtgcgaattcgtcgttttggAATGTATTTTACGGTGGCCGTACAGCTGGCGGAGGCGGAGCGCGCCTCGGCGCCGAGCGGGCTCTGTCATTCGGGTTGCCCGGCGAAAGACGTTCTCTCATTGGACGCCGCCAATCTGAAAGCGGCGGGAAACCTTTCGCACTTCTACGCATGCGACGCGGTCGACGAGGattcgttcttcttcaccTCGTGCGTATTCGACTACAAAACGACAAACAATATCAATTTCACAGAGGCCGCACGCAAagcggaaagcgacgaagccgaATTTCGAATAAACGGCGCCAATCGCCCCCTACCGACTCTATTCTTGTACCTAATACCCATTTGGCTTGTCATttactcgtcgacgacagctCAGCGACTGCGATGCTGGGAATAA